The Bacteroidota bacterium region ATAAGGTATCTTGACCAAAATAACCATAAGCATAATCTGCTTTTATATTTGTGTATCTAGTATTGATTACTATACTATCTCCAGGGTTAGCAATACATGTTTCTGTAGTTACCGCTCCAATAACTGTTTGCACAATATTGTATTGTGCAGGTTGAGAAGCAGTAAAATCTACCTCATAACCGGCCAAACTATACGTTTTATTAAAAACTCCGGGAGAAGATCCATTTGCGCCAGGTATGGTATCAACAATATTAAAAGAAACTCCGTTTAACTTTACATTAGGCATTTCGTATCTAACTTTTACTTTGGCATCAAAACCATTTACAGCATTTATTACAATATCCTCTGATTTTAAAATTGCTCTTTTGAGTTGTACATCTCCCAATTGATACTGTGCCGACTTGGCAATATTAACAAATGAATATCCTGTATCTAAAGGCATTGCAAATAAAATAGGCGATGGCGGGAAAGCCGCACGAATACCGGTATCAGGCAAATTCAAAACTGTATCGATATTCAAATTATACAACTTACTACTATACACTATACTAATCGAATTGTCGGAATTTAAGTGTACAAGCGTATCTATAAGTATATTATCAATATTCATAGACGATGTAAGTATTGGCGCTAATATTCCGGTATCCCAAGATAAAGGTTCCTTATTTTTTGTACACGAGAATAAAAATATACTTGCTATAAGTACAACGAGTAATTGTTTTTTCATCTAATTTATTTATGGATGTTAGATAGTTTTATCTATTAAATATTTATTTCGTTCGCTAGAATTTCTTGCCACTAACTCTGCCAAAAAACCTGTTAAAAATAATTGAGTACCTATAATCATTGCTACCAAAGCCAAATAGAACAATGGTTGGTCTGTAACATCTCTAGGTATAAGGTGCTGAGAAATTTTAATTAGCTTCTCTGCTATAAGCCATACAGAAACTAGACCGCCTACAAAAAAGGAAAACAAACCTATGGTACCAAAAAGATGCATTGGTCTTTTTCCAAATTTTGATACAAAAATAATAGACAGTAAATCTAAAAATCCATTTACAAATCGGCTCATACCAAACTTGGTAGTGCCGTACTTTCTAGATTGATGAGCCACTTCGCGCTCTCCAATTTTAGTAAACCCGGCCCACTTCGCTAGAACAGGAATATACCTATGCATTTCGCCATATACCTCCACACTTTTCACAACCTTGTGCTCGTATGCTTTTAGTCCACAATTAAAATCGTTTAATTGAATGCCTGACATTTTGCGTGTTGCCCAATTAAATAGTTTTGTAGGAATTGTTTTAGTGATGGGATCATATCTTTTTTTCTTCCATCCAGATACAAGATTAAATCCATCTTGTTTTATCATTTTGAATAATCCGGGTATTTCATCCGGACTATCTTGCAAATCAGCATCCATTGTAATTACAACATCTCCCTGGGCAGCTTCAAACCCTACATTTAAAGCTGCGGATTTACCATAGTTTCTTCTAAATTTTATTGCTTTTACGTGCGCATTTTTTTGCTGTAAATTTTCTATTACTTGCCAGGAATTGTCTTTACTCCCATCATCCACAAAAATTATTTCGTACGAAAATGAATTTGCATTCATTACTCGCACTATCCAATCGTGCAACTCGGGCAGCGACTCGTCTTCATTATATAAAGGTATTACAACTGAAATATCCATTTAACTAGGAATTCAAATTAGAATCGATAACTGGCGCTTCTTCACCATCCACAAATTCAGGTTTATTTTTTCTAAATATTAAGGAGATAATTACCCCAAAAATAGCAGCCATGATAGCACCACCAAATAAAGAATTTAATAACGCTTTGAATGAGCCAAACTCTTGTTCATCTATTCTATTTACAGACTCTTCTATCACATCTTCCGACATACCATACTTTTCTAACCTTTCAATCATGGCTTGTTTCATTACATCTTTTGTTTTTGCTTCTAATTCAGGGTCAATAACATTGTATAATAACAAGTTCAAAAGTCCGCTAAATATTCCACCCACTATCATTACTACAAAAAGAAAAACAAATAGCTGCTTAAGTGTGGCATAGCCACCTAGTTGTTTTCTGTACCAAATAGCCAAGCCTACCATAATGGCAATATACATTACCATCATTCCAATTCCTAACCACATACTACCCATGGCACTTGGCCCTAATAGGTATATGGTAATTACCAATAGCAAATGCAACAAACAAAAACCGATAATTGCTTTTAAATAATGATTCATATGAAGCTATTTTATTTTAAAATTGTTTTAGGGATGGCCCTCTTTTCTTCATTCTAGTTTAAGTTTGAGAAATATGGCTATCAAATTTTATTAATTTTTATCTAAAAATAACATTTCAAGCGTAATTATTTCTCTTTTAATGAGATATTTTATTACTTTTGCACGGGGTAAGTCTTATACGACCAGCTCCTGTTGAACTCCCCCAGATTCGGAAGAAAGCAAGGGTAAACGGTTGAGCGGTGCGATATAGGGTGCTTACCCCTTCTTTTTTAACTTTATTATTCTATCAAACCATGAAATTTTTTATAGACACAGCCAACCTAGCTCAAATTAAGGAAGCTAACGATTTAGGCGTTTTAGATGGTGTTACCACAAATCCATCATTAATGGCTAAAGAAGGAATTACCGGACACGATAACATTATTAAGCACTATGTTGACATTTGCAATATTGTTGATGGCGATGTAAGTGCTGAGGTTATTGCAACGGATTATGCCGGAATTATTAAGGAAGGGGAAGCGTTGGCTAAACTTCATAAAAATATTGTTGTTAAAGTTCCCATGATTAAAGATGGCATAAAAGCCATTAAATACTTTACCAACAAAGGAATTAAAACAAACTGTACTCTAGTGTTTTCCGTTGGACAAGCACTTTTGGCTGCCAAAGCAGGTGCTACGTACGTTTCTCCTTTTATCGGTCGTTTAGATGATGTTTCTACCGATGGTGTTGAATTGATTTCAGACATCCGACTTGTTTACGATAACTATGGATATGCAACTCAAATATTAGCGGCATCTGTGCGTCATCCAATGCATATTGTTGATTGCGCTAAAATTGGTGCAGATGTGGCAACTTGCCCACTAAGCGCTATTATGGCTCTTTTAAAGCACCCTCTTACGGATAATGGATTAGCGCAGTTTTTGGCTGATTACGCAAAAGGAAATAAATAGGAAATTAAAAATGTAGAATTGTAAATTAAGAATTGCATGCAAAATTCTTAATCCAAACGGCAATACTAATTCCTAATTTTACATTCTTAATTTTACATTTCACTTATGCTCCTCTCCATACACCCTCAAAATCCTGAAACAAGAAAAATTAAGCAGGTGGTGGATTGTTTGCAAAGTGGCGGTGTTATTATCTATCCTACCGACACTGTTTATGCATTTGGGTGTGATATTAATCAGAGTAGAGCTTTCGAGAGAATTTGTCAACTAAAAAAAATAAAGCCCGAAAAGGCTAATTTTTCTATACTTTTCAATGATTTAGCACACATATCTGATTTTACCAAACCGTTTAGCAATACAGTATTTAAATTGTTAAAAAAGCATCTGCCCGGTCCGTACACCTTTATTTTAGAAGCAAACACGAATATCCCCAAAATATTTAGGCATTCAAAAAAAACTATCGGAATTAGAATTCCGAATAATATTATTTGTAAAGATATTGTTACGTTACTCGACCAACCGCTTATTACATCATCATTACACGATGATGACGAGATAATAGAATTCACCACAGATCCCGAAGAAATTTACAAAAAATACGAAAAGCACGTTGACATTGTGATTGATGGTGGATTTGGAAATAATACACCATCAACCGTAGTGAGCTGTATAGATGGAAATATAGAAGTAATACGAGAAGGTGCAGGAGAAATTGACTTTTAGTGGTTCATAAATGATTCTCTTAAATAAAATTGTGACGGAATAATTTTTTAAATTTGATTCAAACAAACTTGTTATGCAAAAAGATACTGCCATATTTAATTTAATAGCACAAGAAAAAAAACGTCAAACACACGGAATTGAGCTTATTGCATCTGAAAACTTTGTAAGTGACAGTGTAATGAAAGCTATGGGATCTGTGCTTACAAACAAATATGCAGAAGGTCTTCCGGGTAAACGATATTATGGCGGATGCGAAATTGTAGATCAAGTAGAGCAATTAGCAATTGACAGAGCCAAAACGTTGTTCAATGCGGAATGGGTAAATGTACAACCACATTCAGGCGCACAAGCGAATGCAGCAGTTATGCTTGCTTGTTTAAAGCCCGGAGATACCATTCTTGGATTTGATTTATCACATGGAGGGCATTTAACGCATGGTTCTCCGGTAAATTTTTCCGGAAAATTATATAGAGCTACGTTTTACGGAGTTGACCGAGATACCGGTAGAATAAATTTTAATAAAATTGAAGCCATTGCAAAAAAGGAAATGCCTAAACTTATTATTG contains the following coding sequences:
- a CDS encoding glycosyltransferase family 2 protein — encoded protein: MDISVVIPLYNEDESLPELHDWIVRVMNANSFSYEIIFVDDGSKDNSWQVIENLQQKNAHVKAIKFRRNYGKSAALNVGFEAAQGDVVITMDADLQDSPDEIPGLFKMIKQDGFNLVSGWKKKRYDPITKTIPTKLFNWATRKMSGIQLNDFNCGLKAYEHKVVKSVEVYGEMHRYIPVLAKWAGFTKIGEREVAHQSRKYGTTKFGMSRFVNGFLDLLSIIFVSKFGKRPMHLFGTIGLFSFFVGGLVSVWLIAEKLIKISQHLIPRDVTDQPLFYLALVAMIIGTQLFLTGFLAELVARNSSERNKYLIDKTI
- a CDS encoding DUF4199 domain-containing protein, which encodes MNHYLKAIIGFCLLHLLLVITIYLLGPSAMGSMWLGIGMMVMYIAIMVGLAIWYRKQLGGYATLKQLFVFLFVVMIVGGIFSGLLNLLLYNVIDPELEAKTKDVMKQAMIERLEKYGMSEDVIEESVNRIDEQEFGSFKALLNSLFGGAIMAAIFGVIISLIFRKNKPEFVDGEEAPVIDSNLNS
- the fsa gene encoding fructose-6-phosphate aldolase, with translation MKFFIDTANLAQIKEANDLGVLDGVTTNPSLMAKEGITGHDNIIKHYVDICNIVDGDVSAEVIATDYAGIIKEGEALAKLHKNIVVKVPMIKDGIKAIKYFTNKGIKTNCTLVFSVGQALLAAKAGATYVSPFIGRLDDVSTDGVELISDIRLVYDNYGYATQILAASVRHPMHIVDCAKIGADVATCPLSAIMALLKHPLTDNGLAQFLADYAKGNK
- a CDS encoding threonylcarbamoyl-AMP synthase; translation: MLLSIHPQNPETRKIKQVVDCLQSGGVIIYPTDTVYAFGCDINQSRAFERICQLKKIKPEKANFSILFNDLAHISDFTKPFSNTVFKLLKKHLPGPYTFILEANTNIPKIFRHSKKTIGIRIPNNIICKDIVTLLDQPLITSSLHDDDEIIEFTTDPEEIYKKYEKHVDIVIDGGFGNNTPSTVVSCIDGNIEVIREGAGEIDF